The proteins below are encoded in one region of Oncorhynchus tshawytscha isolate Ot180627B linkage group LG04, Otsh_v2.0, whole genome shotgun sequence:
- the stx2b gene encoding syntaxin-2 isoform X3, with product MAQEFGANTCWPTNPVIRLVTTDKEMKDELDRLTNEIKSDANSVRVKLKSMEQSLPKDDVSNRASVDFRIQKTQHTVLSRKFVEVMSQYNKTQVSFRERSKGRIQRQLEITGRVTSNEELEDMLESGNPSIFTSDIISDSQVTRQALNEIVSRHQDIIRLESSIKELHAMFMDMAMLVENQGDMVNNIENNVSNAAEYIGRAKEETKKAVRYQKKSRRKLILLAFALLILLAVIALIVGLSVGLTKSPI from the exons ATGGCCCAAGAGTTTGGTGCAAATACTTGTTGGCCCACAAATCCAGTGATACGGTTGGTTACTACGGACAAAG AGATGAAAGATGAACTTGACCGGTTGACCAATGAGATCAAAAGCGATGCCAACTCTGTGCGAGTTAAGCTTAAAT CTATGGAGCAGAGCCTGCCCAAGGATGATGTTTCTAACAGGGCCTCGGTTGATTTCCGCATTCAGAAAACCCAG CACACGGTGCTCTCCAGGAAGTTTGTGGAAGTCATGAGTCAGTACAACAAGACTCAAGTGTCGTTTAGGGAGAGAAGCAAAGGAAGGATCCAGAGACAGCTGGAGATAA CTGGGAGAGTGACTAGCAATGAGGAACTGGAGGACATGCTGGAGAGTGGCAACCCATCCATTTTCACATCTGAT atcatCTCTGACTCTCAGGTCACGCGGCAGGCCTTGAATGAGATTGTGTCACGGCACCAGGATATCATCCGCCTGGAGTCCAGCATCAAGGAGCTCCATGCCATGTTTATGGACATGGCCATGCTGGTGGAGAATCAG GGGGATATGGTCAACAACATAGAGAACAACGTCTCCAATGCAGCTGAATACATAGGCCGTGCCAAAGAGGAGACCAAAAAAGCTGTGAGATACCAGAAAAAATCCCGGAGG AAACTCATCCTCCTTGCCTTTGCTCTATTGATCCTGCTTGCTGTCATTGCACTAATTGTTGGTCTGTCTGTTGGACTAACCAAATCCCCTATATGA